In the Agrococcus beijingensis genome, TGCCCATCGCCGCATACCCGACCAGGGCATCCGTGTTGTGGAACTGATCGACCCAGTGGGCGCCGTCGCGCTCGACGATCGCATCGACCGCCTGCCGCATCCGCACGAACAGGTCGGGCGTGATGCGCCCGCCCCCGCTCGGCACGATCGTGAGGTCGGCGCCGAACGCGCGCATGGTGGCGAGCTTCTCGGGCGAGAAGGCGTCGGAGGAGACGATCGACAGCGGGTAGCCCTTCACGGCGCAGACGAAGGCGAGCGACGACCCGGTGCTGCCGCCCGAGAACTCCACGAGCCGCTGGCCGGGCCGCAGCTCGCCGCGCCGCTCGGCGCCCTCGACGACGGCGAGCGCCATGCGGTCCTTGTAGCTGCCGGTCGGGTTGCCGCCCTCGAGCTTCACGAGCACGGTCGCCGCGCCCTCGGGCACGAGCCGCCGCAGTCGCACGAGCGGCGTGCTGCCGATCGCCTCGAGCGCAGACTCGCGGATGCCGTCGGTCGCCATGCGCACCTCGCCTTCGCGCGGAGCGCCGACGTCGCGCCGGCGAGCGGGCCGCGCAGCTCGGAATCTACTCCGGCACGCAGGCGCCGGGGAGGGGCGGATCCCGCGCAGCTCGTCGGCGATGTGCGATGATGCGGCGAACAGACGGAAGGCTGGTCATGGGCGACTTCTTCTTCGGCCTCAGCACGGTGATGACGGTGCTGCCCCTCGTCGCCTTCCTGGTGTGGGCCGCGACCTGCGTCTGGGCGATCGGGAAGCTGCTGCGCATGGACGTGGCGCTCGTGAGCAAGCTGCTCTGGGCGCTGGCGATCCTCGC is a window encoding:
- a CDS encoding PLDc N-terminal domain-containing protein, with the protein product MGDFFFGLSTVMTVLPLVAFLVWAATCVWAIGKLLRMDVALVSKLLWALAILAFPLFGLVAFLLLADRTTQLERELGIRRY
- a CDS encoding PLP-dependent cysteine synthase family protein, which codes for MATDGIRESALEAIGSTPLVRLRRLVPEGAATVLVKLEGGNPTGSYKDRMALAVVEGAERRGELRPGQRLVEFSGGSTGSSLAFVCAVKGYPLSIVSSDAFSPEKLATMRAFGADLTIVPSGGGRITPDLFVRMRQAVDAIVERDGAHWVDQFHNTDALVGYAAMGREVLDETAAAGMRIDAFCAGVGTAGMLVGVASALRQQPEHVRVVALEPASSPMLTEGRAGPHRVEGVATGIVPPMLTPGMVDDARAIDEADARALALPLAQQEGIFAGTSSALNVAGALQLAMALGPGGTIVTVATATGLKYLAGDLFRS